The Tardiphaga alba genome includes a window with the following:
- a CDS encoding DUF58 domain-containing protein: MAAAPDHATQEITAVRRADGESRSLAASLPRLVLEARRIAATVIHGLHGRRRAGHGESFWQYRRFVSGEPSQNVDWRRSARDDHLYVREQEWEAAHTIWLWPDRSLSMAFASKGVRDSKLERALIVTFALAELLVSGGERVGVPGLMNPTSSRSVIDKMAQAMLHDGANRDSLPPAFVPSALSEVIVLGDFWSPMSEIKTMLAGLSSAGAHGALVQVNDPAEETFPYSGRVEFVEPESGSVITAGRAQTWAEDYVARVAAHRDEIRSETGKLGWLFSTHTTDRSAAELLLFLHAGMAVNRAAGGSMVKVGRSA; encoded by the coding sequence ATGGCCGCAGCGCCGGATCACGCCACACAAGAGATCACCGCAGTCCGCCGCGCCGATGGCGAGAGCCGTTCGCTGGCGGCGTCATTGCCGCGTCTCGTGCTGGAAGCGCGGCGCATCGCGGCGACGGTGATCCACGGCCTGCATGGCCGCCGTCGCGCCGGCCATGGCGAAAGCTTCTGGCAGTATCGCCGCTTCGTGTCCGGCGAGCCCTCGCAGAATGTGGACTGGCGCCGCTCCGCGCGTGACGATCATCTCTATGTGCGCGAACAGGAATGGGAAGCGGCACATACGATCTGGCTGTGGCCGGATCGCTCGCTGTCCATGGCCTTCGCATCGAAGGGCGTGCGTGATTCGAAGCTCGAACGCGCGCTGATCGTCACATTCGCGCTGGCGGAGCTGCTGGTGTCCGGCGGCGAACGCGTGGGCGTACCCGGCCTGATGAACCCAACCTCCAGCCGCAGCGTCATCGACAAGATGGCGCAGGCGATGCTGCATGACGGCGCCAATCGCGACAGCCTGCCGCCGGCCTTCGTGCCCTCGGCTCTGTCCGAGGTTATTGTGCTCGGCGATTTCTGGTCGCCGATGTCCGAGATCAAGACGATGCTGGCGGGCCTTTCATCGGCCGGCGCCCATGGCGCGCTGGTGCAGGTCAATGATCCCGCCGAGGAGACCTTTCCTTATTCGGGCCGCGTCGAATTCGTCGAGCCGGAAAGCGGCAGCGTGATCACCGCGGGCCGCGCGCAGACATGGGCGGAGGACTACGTCGCCCGCGTCGCCGCGCATCGCGATGAAATCCGCAGTGAGACCGGCAAGCTCGGCTGGCTGTTCTCGACACATACGACGGATCGCTCCGCTGCCGAATTGCTGCTGTTCCTGCATGCAGGCATGGCGGTGAACCGTGCGGCAGGCGGCAGCATGGTGAAGGTGGGGCGCTCGGCATGA
- a CDS encoding DUF4159 domain-containing protein, whose translation MGGFPLAFAQPLMLLGLVSLPVLWWLLRVMPPRPQRIAFPPTRLLFDITPKEETPSRSPWWLTLLRLLAAALVIFAAAGPIWNPQTAGTVSTAPLTILIDDGWSAAASWDARVRAADELIANADNNRRGVALVPLSEPTRDITILPGGTARVTLRQLAPKPYSIDRVDALPSLERFLRVTGDSEIVWLSDGVDTGRGNDFTQALAKTIGDRTLTIYDGGAAPAHALVAAENAAAKMTVKVLRAGAGGPEAGIVRGLDAKGSPVGEAKFLFTPNERETEAAFDLPVELRNDIARLEIASERSAGAVQLLDKRWRRRAIGIVSGATADTAQPLLASTFYLTRALAPFADVRQGDRGAPQQAITQFLDQKLPMIVLADVGTLSPEIRERLNAWIDNGGVLVRFAGPRLAQAEDDLVPVKLRRGDRSLGGSLTWEKPQHMASFSADGPFAGLVVPKDITVTRQVLAEPNAALASKSWASLEDGTPLVTGERRGKGLVSLFHVSADMRWSDLPLSGTFVEMLRRVVDISGYTSTPGAGVAGETGTETVAPLRTLDGFGAFGPPPSTAKPLSADYRDRATSEHPPGLYGPADGPLAVNALAAADRIAPLDFSALKANRASYTNAEPRDLRGILLSTALALFLIDAIIVALLGGAIAALFRRRAVSAMLAVALALGTVTGMPTHVRADQASDDFAVKAVSQTRLAYVVTGNADVDGIVKSGLTGLTLFLAQRTALEAGEPIGIDPAKDELSFFPLIYWPVIPGAPKPPQEAINRIDAYMKQGGTVLFDTRDAVEAPAGPNGESQTPGMQTLRTILSSLDVPELEPVPPAHVLTKTFFLLSDFPGRFNSGPTWVEALPREDTDEAASRPARGGDGVSPIIITSNDFAGAWAMRPDGQPMLPMVPGEPRQREFAFRAGVNIVMYTLTGNYKADQVHAPALIERLGQ comes from the coding sequence ATCGGTGGCTTCCCGCTCGCATTCGCACAGCCTCTGATGCTGCTCGGTCTGGTCTCGCTGCCGGTGCTGTGGTGGCTGCTGCGCGTGATGCCGCCGCGGCCGCAGCGCATCGCCTTTCCGCCGACGCGCCTCTTGTTCGACATCACGCCGAAGGAAGAGACGCCGTCGCGCTCGCCCTGGTGGCTGACGCTGCTGCGTTTGCTCGCTGCTGCGCTGGTGATCTTCGCTGCTGCCGGGCCGATCTGGAATCCACAGACGGCAGGCACCGTTTCAACGGCTCCGCTGACGATCCTGATCGATGACGGCTGGTCCGCCGCGGCGAGCTGGGATGCACGCGTGCGCGCCGCTGACGAACTCATCGCCAATGCCGACAACAACCGCCGGGGTGTCGCGCTGGTGCCGCTGTCGGAGCCGACCCGTGACATCACCATTCTGCCCGGCGGTACCGCGCGCGTGACGCTGCGCCAGCTGGCACCGAAGCCCTACTCGATCGATCGCGTCGATGCCTTGCCGTCGCTGGAGCGTTTCCTGCGCGTCACCGGTGACAGCGAGATCGTCTGGCTATCCGATGGCGTCGATACCGGCCGCGGTAACGACTTTACGCAGGCCCTCGCAAAGACCATCGGCGACCGCACGCTGACCATCTATGACGGCGGCGCTGCGCCGGCGCATGCGCTTGTTGCTGCAGAGAACGCCGCAGCCAAGATGACGGTGAAGGTGCTGCGCGCGGGCGCCGGTGGCCCCGAAGCCGGCATCGTGCGCGGCCTCGATGCCAAGGGCTCTCCGGTGGGCGAGGCAAAGTTCCTGTTCACGCCGAATGAGCGGGAGACTGAAGCGGCGTTCGATCTTCCCGTCGAACTGCGCAACGACATCGCGCGGCTCGAAATCGCCAGCGAGCGTTCGGCCGGCGCCGTGCAGCTGCTCGACAAGCGCTGGCGCCGCCGTGCCATCGGTATCGTGTCGGGCGCCACCGCCGATACCGCACAGCCGTTGCTTGCCTCGACCTTCTATCTCACACGTGCGCTGGCGCCTTTCGCCGATGTGCGCCAGGGCGACCGCGGCGCGCCGCAGCAGGCGATCACCCAGTTCCTGGACCAGAAACTGCCGATGATCGTGCTGGCCGATGTCGGGACGTTGTCGCCGGAAATCCGCGAGCGGCTCAATGCCTGGATCGACAATGGCGGCGTGCTGGTGCGCTTCGCGGGCCCGCGCCTCGCGCAGGCGGAGGACGATCTTGTGCCGGTGAAACTGCGCCGCGGCGACCGCAGCCTCGGCGGCAGCCTCACCTGGGAGAAGCCACAGCATATGGCATCATTCTCCGCCGACGGCCCGTTTGCGGGCCTTGTCGTACCGAAGGACATCACCGTCACCCGCCAGGTGCTGGCCGAGCCGAATGCTGCGCTGGCCTCGAAGAGCTGGGCATCGCTGGAAGACGGCACCCCGCTGGTCACCGGCGAGCGCCGCGGCAAGGGCCTCGTGTCACTATTCCATGTCAGCGCCGATATGCGCTGGTCGGACCTGCCTTTGTCTGGCACCTTCGTCGAGATGTTGCGCAGGGTCGTCGATATCTCCGGCTACACCTCCACGCCCGGCGCGGGGGTTGCCGGCGAAACCGGTACCGAGACGGTTGCACCGCTCCGCACCCTCGATGGCTTTGGCGCTTTCGGCCCGCCGCCGTCGACCGCGAAGCCGCTCTCCGCCGATTACCGCGACCGCGCCACATCGGAACATCCGCCCGGTCTCTACGGCCCCGCCGATGGCCCGCTCGCCGTCAATGCCCTCGCTGCTGCAGATCGGATCGCTCCGCTGGACTTCTCCGCACTCAAGGCCAATCGCGCCAGCTACACAAATGCCGAACCGCGCGATCTCCGCGGCATTCTGCTCTCGACGGCGCTCGCGCTGTTCCTGATCGATGCGATCATCGTCGCCTTGCTCGGCGGCGCCATCGCCGCGCTGTTTCGCCGCCGCGCGGTGTCGGCGATGCTGGCTGTGGCACTCGCACTCGGCACCGTCACTGGCATGCCGACACATGTGCGTGCCGATCAGGCCAGCGACGATTTTGCCGTCAAGGCGGTGTCGCAGACACGGCTCGCTTATGTCGTCACCGGCAATGCCGATGTGGATGGCATCGTGAAGTCCGGCCTCACGGGCCTGACGTTGTTTCTGGCACAGCGCACCGCGCTGGAAGCTGGCGAGCCGATCGGTATCGATCCGGCGAAGGATGAACTGTCGTTCTTCCCGCTGATCTACTGGCCTGTCATCCCGGGCGCGCCGAAGCCGCCGCAGGAAGCCATCAACCGCATCGACGCTTACATGAAGCAGGGCGGCACGGTCTTGTTCGACACCCGCGACGCCGTGGAGGCGCCAGCCGGGCCGAATGGTGAATCGCAGACGCCGGGCATGCAGACGCTGCGCACCATCCTGTCGTCGCTCGATGTGCCGGAACTGGAGCCCGTGCCGCCGGCGCATGTGCTGACCAAGACGTTCTTCCTGCTCAGCGATTTTCCCGGCCGTTTCAATTCCGGCCCGACCTGGGTGGAAGCCTTGCCGCGCGAGGATACCGATGAAGCCGCCTCGCGTCCCGCCCGCGGAGGTGACGGCGTATCGCCGATCATCATCACCTCGAACGACTTTGCCGGTGCCTGGGCCATGCGCCCGGATGGCCAGCCGATGCTGCCCATGGTCCCCGGCGAACCCCGCCAACGCGAATTCGCCTTCCGCGCCGGCGTCAACATCGTGATGTACACGCTGACCGGCAACTACAAGGCCGACCAGGTGCATGCGCCCGCCCTCATCGAACGGCTGGGGCAGTGA
- a CDS encoding serine hydrolase: MADRAVDEQIKRIVTTELASKVHDRGGLAVAVHAAGQTQIFTYGFADQAARRRITSDTLFNLASVRKLFEATLVSLGSIRGDFSLDDPASKYLPELSGDYVKRVTIGQLATHTSGLLLPTDHPPWPTDSYSLSRFLESLNSWTPKAGEEPGKQRVYTHAGYVLLQLVLERRYGRPIGELISRYVLKPLGMKETFLPERGLGDQAQLAPKYLARVVQGYDDDGSIIGPPGHQQGYYTFPGTGQMFSSPKDLAIFLAASLDNHVVDPQLRQALKMTQQEMFRVDTGFGQAIAWENVHRNGIEVVDKPGGLNNATAYIGLMPRQRMGVVLLANRGEFPYEIARYRVLPELARLRGQ; the protein is encoded by the coding sequence ATGGCCGATCGCGCGGTGGATGAACAGATCAAGCGGATCGTCACCACCGAACTCGCATCCAAGGTCCACGATCGCGGCGGCCTCGCCGTGGCCGTGCATGCCGCGGGCCAGACTCAAATTTTCACCTATGGCTTTGCCGATCAGGCGGCGCGGCGGCGCATCACATCCGACACGCTGTTCAACCTCGCTTCCGTTCGAAAATTATTCGAAGCCACGCTGGTATCGCTGGGATCGATCCGCGGCGACTTCAGCCTTGACGATCCCGCCAGCAAATATCTCCCCGAACTGTCCGGCGACTATGTCAAACGCGTCACCATCGGCCAGCTCGCCACACATACGTCGGGTCTGTTGCTGCCCACCGATCATCCGCCATGGCCGACCGACTCCTACTCGCTGTCACGCTTCCTCGAATCGCTGAACAGCTGGACGCCGAAAGCCGGTGAAGAACCCGGCAAGCAACGCGTCTATACCCATGCCGGCTATGTGTTATTGCAGCTCGTGCTGGAGCGCCGTTACGGCCGGCCGATCGGCGAACTGATTTCCAGGTATGTGCTCAAGCCACTCGGCATGAAGGAAACATTCCTGCCGGAGCGCGGCCTGGGCGATCAGGCGCAACTCGCACCGAAATATCTTGCGCGCGTTGTGCAGGGCTATGACGACGATGGCTCGATCATCGGCCCGCCCGGTCACCAGCAGGGCTACTACACCTTCCCCGGCACCGGGCAGATGTTCTCATCGCCGAAGGATCTCGCAATTTTCCTCGCCGCCAGCCTCGACAATCACGTGGTCGATCCACAATTGCGGCAGGCGCTGAAGATGACACAGCAAGAGATGTTTCGTGTCGATACCGGATTCGGGCAAGCCATCGCCTGGGAGAATGTGCATCGGAACGGCATCGAGGTCGTCGACAAGCCCGGCGGACTGAACAATGCGACGGCCTATATCGGCCTGATGCCACGTCAGCGCATGGGCGTCGTGCTGCTCGCCAATCGCGGCGAATTCCCTTACGAGATCGCACGCTACCGCGTGCTGCCGGAGCTGGCGCGGCTACGCGGGCAATGA
- a CDS encoding DUF3060 domain-containing protein — protein MKLKHVAIACAVSVTPVTAFADDITVEGTQMSRDFACDGQNVIIAGQGNTVELTGNCGDVKVMGADHKVRFDQAKTLAVSGMSIKATGGETGALLVELHKNTVQAKLKSESAPAEASVSGVDQNVSLTVGSAAKIDVQGTQNALSWTAENGVKAPAISTSGIGNKISKK, from the coding sequence TTGAAGCTGAAGCACGTTGCTATCGCCTGTGCCGTTTCCGTCACTCCCGTCACTGCATTCGCTGACGACATCACGGTCGAAGGCACGCAGATGTCGCGCGATTTCGCGTGTGACGGGCAGAATGTCATCATCGCCGGCCAGGGCAATACGGTCGAACTCACCGGGAATTGCGGCGACGTCAAAGTGATGGGGGCGGATCACAAGGTGCGCTTCGATCAGGCCAAGACACTCGCTGTCAGCGGCATGTCCATCAAGGCGACGGGCGGTGAGACCGGCGCTTTGCTAGTCGAGCTCCACAAGAACACCGTGCAGGCCAAGTTGAAGTCCGAAAGCGCTCCGGCCGAGGCTTCGGTTTCCGGCGTGGATCAGAATGTTTCGCTGACGGTCGGCAGTGCGGCAAAGATCGACGTGCAGGGCACACAGAATGCGCTGAGCTGGACCGCCGAAAATGGCGTCAAGGCGCCGGCAATCTCGACCTCGGGTATCGGCAACAAGATTAGTAAGAAATAG
- a CDS encoding 6-pyruvoyl trahydropterin synthase family protein: protein MWELTKSFRFEAAHALSYTTLGEASQEIHGHSFRAEVTIRGEPDPVTGMVVDFGLLDRGLEDLRKTLDHKFLNKIEAIGIPTLENLSRFIWDRVADKGPVVRVGVFRDSCNESCVYFGPKK from the coding sequence ATGTGGGAACTGACGAAATCGTTTCGCTTCGAGGCGGCGCATGCGCTGTCCTATACGACGCTCGGCGAAGCGAGCCAGGAAATCCACGGCCATTCCTTCCGCGCCGAAGTGACGATCCGTGGCGAGCCCGATCCGGTCACCGGCATGGTGGTGGATTTCGGGCTGCTCGACCGCGGCCTCGAGGATCTCCGCAAGACGCTGGACCACAAGTTCCTGAACAAGATCGAAGCGATCGGCATTCCGACGCTCGAGAACCTGTCGCGCTTCATCTGGGACCGCGTTGCCGACAAGGGACCGGTGGTCCGCGTCGGCGTCTTCCGCGACAGCTGCAATGAGAGCTGCGTGTATTTCGGGCCGAAGAAGTAA
- the queE gene encoding 7-carboxy-7-deazaguanine synthase yields the protein MSYAVKEIFLTLQGEGAHAGRASVFCRFAGCNLWTGREQDRAAAVCQFCDTDFVGMDGTLGGRYTTADALADTIAAQWVGPNDNRYVVLTGGEPLLQVNDELVTALHRRGFEIGVETNGTVAPPAGIDWICVSPKAGADLVIRAGHELKLVYPQATAMPERFEALAFERFSLQPMDGPDAISNTAQAVDYCLKHPQWRLSVQTHKTLGIR from the coding sequence TTGAGTTACGCGGTCAAAGAGATTTTCCTGACACTGCAGGGCGAAGGCGCCCATGCAGGCCGCGCCTCCGTGTTCTGTCGCTTTGCAGGCTGCAACCTCTGGACCGGCCGCGAGCAAGACCGCGCCGCAGCCGTCTGCCAGTTCTGCGACACCGACTTCGTCGGCATGGACGGCACTTTGGGCGGTCGCTACACCACGGCAGACGCACTGGCAGACACCATCGCCGCGCAGTGGGTGGGACCTAACGACAACCGCTATGTCGTGCTGACCGGTGGCGAGCCTTTGCTGCAGGTCAACGACGAACTCGTCACGGCGCTGCATAGACGTGGCTTCGAGATCGGCGTCGAGACCAACGGCACCGTGGCGCCGCCAGCTGGCATCGACTGGATCTGCGTCAGCCCGAAGGCCGGTGCCGATCTCGTCATTCGCGCGGGCCATGAGTTGAAGCTGGTCTACCCGCAGGCCACGGCGATGCCGGAACGGTTCGAGGCCCTCGCCTTCGAGCGATTCTCGCTGCAGCCGATGGACGGACCGGACGCGATCAGCAATACCGCGCAGGCGGTGGATTACTGCCTGAAGCATCCGCAATGGCGTCTGAGTGTGCAGACGCACAAGACGCTCGGGATCCGCTAA